In Brassica napus cultivar Da-Ae unplaced genomic scaffold, Da-Ae ScsIHWf_1404;HRSCAF=1986, whole genome shotgun sequence, a single genomic region encodes these proteins:
- the LOC125597239 gene encoding uncharacterized protein LOC125597239, whose product METTNFSKLITVPVALKGGSNYLMWSQLVRTTIGRLGLWNHITDDGPEPVAKEDEEEGDGKTLAVAEAKRWVQEDLMVLSVLHASLELPILEAYVHFETPKRLWDMLHKRYGNKSNISRVFDLKQTISTLKQDGEDLTKHMGKFGALWSELESLRPNTTDEESLMERREQDQVFGLLMTLDESYQDVIKHILRSPTLPSMEEVCAQLQKEEGSLGLFGGK is encoded by the coding sequence atggagacgacCAACTTTAGCAAACTGATAACGGTTCCGGTTGCACTGAAAGGAGGCTCGAACTACTTGATGTGGTCTCAGTTGGTGAGGACAaccattggaaggctagggctgtggaaccacatcactgatgatggtccggagccagtggccaaagaagatgaagaagaaggcgacgggaagactcttgcggtagctgaagcaaagagatgggTCCAAGAGGATTTGATGGTGCTGTCTGTGCTCCATGCCTCTCTGGAGCTCCCCATCCTTGAAGCTTACGTGCACTTTGAGACTCCTAAGCGTCTTTGGGACATGCTCCATAAgaggtatggaaacaagtccaacaTAAGTCGTGTGTTTGATCTGAAGCAAACCATCAGCACCTTGaagcaagatggagaagatctcaccaagcacatggggaagtttggagctttgtggtccgaacttgagagtcttagacCCAACACAACTGATGAAGAATCGCTCatggagaggagagagcaagatcaggtgtttgggctgCTAATGACTCTAGATGAAAGCTACCAGGATGTGATTAAACATATCCTGAGATCACCTACtctcccatccatggaggaggtatgcgcacaacttcagaaggaggaaggctctcttgggttgtttggaggcaagtAG